The Argentina anserina chromosome 3, drPotAnse1.1, whole genome shotgun sequence genome includes a region encoding these proteins:
- the LOC126786424 gene encoding putative disease resistance protein RGA3 — protein MAEALVNVLLERLATITFDKVGEEFRLVTGVEKEVMCLTRNLEAIRAVLEDAEQRQVTQATVRRWLSELTEVSLEMDDVLDEWITEVLKRQMERQEQEDGRALNDVATKKKVCFPCLSSCFCFGQANQLLLRRDISVRIKELNERIDLIGKEKESFTFQSTTRVAELPRRPKSTSLPNVKTFGRDNEKNLIVSKLLSEGSQEKEVPLIIPIVGMGGMGKTTLAQLVYNDENVKSHYDKRIWVCVSDPFEESKVARAIIEELDRNNSSKNSDELQTLMQCIYELLEGKRFLLVLDDVWSPTLTQWEELIKPLRNGAIGSRVLVTTRKEEIVVLMKATTQMISLKKLGEAFCLSLFYYSADVDESRVSKEFLDVGLEIVKRCKGLPLVAKTLGSLMRNKNKIQEWRAILNSKIWELKVIEHEVFQPLLLSYYDLDPPLRLCLLYCIIYPKDCVYYKSNLVELWMSQDYLNAKGCENKEIIGQAYFDDLLMRSFFQDIEVDDENGDIRCKIHDTVHDFLQYLTKNECLILDLELDASDKSEVANDKIRHLSVLHYTTSDSFISVESILRKYKKLRTLTVADVTITSSMFELIVQLKCLRTLVLRVEWDFDPECIGGLIHLRYFALCGSTRLKELPSAMSSLYNLQTLRLVNCFRLTKVDVRRLINLRHLYVERCEARGSIIGIEKLTHLQTLDVFRVGGCEDVNKLEDLKGLNQLQLHLIIQIEGAVNMVEENAAIMVNKAHLANLRLEFRNRLEQRKIMDGLEPHAALEYLTICGYKGSVFSDWLSSLHRVKVLSLEDCPNCEILPPLGKLASLESLVIRGFHGVKKVGVGFLGVEQGQTSSSSVFISFPNLKQLTFHDMGSWKEWEGVEEETSDDVTIMPCLPHLTISSCYDLETLPDFLRNKPLQKMTIRSSPIFRRLWEGEDEERAEIPHFTPLLSDDASSCEAEADYESDYVYSLEGEADFESDEASPSLES, from the exons ATGGCTGAAGCGCTGGTTAACGTTCTCCTTGAGCGTTTGGCTACAATCACCTTTGACAAGGTTGGAGAAGAGTTCAGACTGGTCACTGGTGTTGAGAAAGAAGTCATGTGCCTCACCCGCAATCTGGAAGCCATAAGAGCTGTGTTGGAGGATGCAGAGCAGAGGCAAGTGACGCAGGCCACAGTGAGACGTTGGCTTAGTGAACTGACTGAAGTTTCCTTAGAAATGGATGACGTGTTGGATGAGTGGATCACTGAAGTTCTCAAGCGCCAAATGGAGagacaagaacaagaagatgGAAGGGCTCTCAATGATGTTGCAACTAAGAAGAAGGTATGCTTCCCCTGCCTTTCCTCTTGCTTTTGTTTCGGCCAAGCCAATCAGTTATTGCTTCGTCGTGATATTTCTGTGAGGATCAAAGAGCTTAATGAAAGAATAGATTTGATTGGTAAGGAAAAGGAAAGTTTCACCTTTCAAAGCACCACAAGGGTAGCCGAACTTCCTCGACGACCAAAATCTACTTCTCTTCCCAATGTCAAAACATTCGGTCGAGATAACGAAAAAAACCTCATAGTTAGCAAGCTGCTAAGTGAGGGCAGTCAAGAAAAAGAGGTTCCTCTAATCATCCCTATAGTAGGGATGGGGGGAATGGGGAAAACAACTCTTGCCCAACTTGTCTATAATGATGAAAATGTTAAATCTCATTATGACAAGAGAATATGGGTCTGTGTCTCAGATCCATTCGAAGAGAGCAAAGTAGCAAGAGCTATCATTGAAGAACTAGATAGAAATAATAGCTCAAAAAATTCAGATGAGTTGCAAACTCTAATGCAGTGCATATATGAATTGCTTGAGGGTAAAAGGTTTCTACTTGTTTTAGACGATGTGTGGAGTCCAACACTTACTCAATGGGAAGAATTGATCAAACCTTTACGTAATGGTGCTATAGGCAGTAGAGTATTGGTGACCACTCGAAAGGAGGagattgttgttttgatgaaaGCAACAACTCAAATGATCTCGTTGAAGAAGTTAGGGGAAGCATTTTGTTTGTCACTGTTCTATTACAGTGCAGATGTGGACGAGAGCAGGGTGTCTAAAGAGTTTCTAGACGTCGGGTTAGAGATTGTGAAAAGGTGCAAGGGGTTGCCTCTTGTTGCAAAGACGTTGGGAAGCCTCATGCGAAATAAGAACAAGATTCAGGAATGGCGAGCGATTTTAAATAGTAAGATATGGGAATTGAAAGTGATTGAACATGAAGTATTTCAGCCTTTGCTACTAAGTTATTATGATTTGGATCCACCACTCAGACTTTGTCTTTTGTACTGCATTATATATCCAAAAGATTGTGTGTACTATAAGAGTAATTTGGTTGAGTTGTGGATGTCACAAGACTATCTGAATGCCAAAGGATgtgaaaacaaagaaataataGGTCAAGCTTATTTCGATGATCTACTAATGCGGTCATTCTTTCAAGATATTGAGGTGGATGATGAAAACGGAGACATCAGATGCAAAATTCATGATACTGTACATGACTTTTTGCAATATTTGACAAAGAATGAATGTTTGATTTTGGATCTTGAGTTGGATGCTAGTGACAAATCAGAGGTGGCAAATGATAAAATTCGTCATTTGTCTGTGTTGCATTACACCACGAGTGATTCATTCATTTCAGTGGAATCTATTTTGCGCAAGTATAAAAAGCTGCGTACACTGACAGTGGCAGACGTTACTATCACTAGCTCAATGTTTGAGTTGATAGTACAATTGAAATGTCTGAGGACACTAGTTTTGCGTGTTGAGTGGGACTTTGATCCCGAATGTATAGGCGGACTGATACATTTGAGGTATTTTGCTTTATGTGGTAGTACTAGATTGAAGGAATTACCAAGCGCCATGAGCAGCTTATACAATTTGCAAACCTTGCGACTTGTTAATTGCTTTCGTCTCACAAAAGTAGATGTGAGAAGGCTGATTAACTTGAGGCATCTTTATGTTGAAAGATGTGAAGCTCGAGGGTCAATCATAGGGATTGAGAAATTAACACATCTGCAGACACTAGATGTGTTTCGTGTCGGAGGTTGTGAAGATGTTAACAAGTTGGAAGATCTGAAGGGCTTAAACCAGCTTCAACTGCATCTTATTATTCAGATTGAAGGAGCTGTAAATATGGTGGAGGAGAATGCAGCAATTATGGTGAATAAAGCTCACCTCGCGAATTTGAGACTGGAGTTTCGGAATAGGTTAGAGCAAAGAAAAATCATGGATGGATTAGAGCCGCATGCAGCTTTGGAATATTTAACCATCTGCGGTTATAAAGGCAGCGTCTTCTCCGATTGGTTGTCCTCCCTGCACCGCGTGAAAGTCCTCTCCCTTGAGGACTGCCCAAACTGTGAGATTTTGCCTCCTTTAGGGAAACTGGCGTCCCTTGAATCATTGGTCATTAGAGGTTTCCATGGAGTCAAAAAGGTTGGAGTTGGGTTTTTGGGAGTAGAACAAGGACAGACCTCCTCGTCTTCTGTGTTCATATCATTCCCCAACCTCAAACAACTCACCTTCCATGACATGGGGTCCTGGAAAGAGTGGGAAGGAGTGGAAGAGGAGACTTCTGACGATGTTACAATCATGCCATGCCTCCCTCACTTGACCATTTCTAGCTGCTACGATTTAGAAACACTGCCGGACTTCCTGCGCAACAAACCACTGCAGAAAATGACCATCAGATCTTCTCCAATTTTCCGAAGACTTTGGGAAGGAGAAGATGAGGAGCGGGCCGAGATTCCTCACTTTACTCCTTTGTTATCTGATGATGCATCTTCCTGTGAAGCTGAAGCTGACTACGAATCTGATTATGTATATTCCTTGGAAGGTGAAGCTGACTTTGAATCTGATGAG GCTTCACCTTctcttgaaagttga